One Brassica oleracea var. oleracea cultivar TO1000 chromosome C7, BOL, whole genome shotgun sequence genomic window carries:
- the LOC106304914 gene encoding pollen-specific protein-like At4g18596, whose protein sequence is MAKLVIFFLASALCFTTLLHFAAADADDFDRFHIKGSVYCDTCRVQFMTRLSKVLEGAKVKLECKGRENQTVTLTKEAMTDKDGNYEMEVMGDHEEEVCEIILVQSPDAECGDVNNQEFLRNAARISLTANDGIVSNETRTINPLGFMRKTPLADCPQAFKELGIVPDVTF, encoded by the exons ATGGCAAAATTAGTCATCTTCTTCCTTGCCTCTGCCCTATGTTTCACCACCCTCCTTCACTTCGCGGCCGCTGATGCCGACGACTTCGACCGCTTCCACATTAAGGGCTCCGTCTACTGTGACACCTGCCGTGTTCAATTCATGACCCGCCTCAGTAAAGTCCTCGAAG GGGCAAAGGTGAAGCTCGAGTGCAAGGGTCGTGAGAACCAGACAGTGACACTGACCAAAGAAGCTATGACAGACAAAGACGGAAATTACGAGATGGAAGTTATGGGAGACCACGAAGAGGAAGTGTGCGAGATCATCCTCGTCCAATCACCAGACGCAGAGTGTGGCGATGTGAACAATCAAGAGTTCCTAAGAAACGCAGCCAGGATCAGTCTCACGGCTAATGATGGCATTGTCTCCAACGAGACTCGAACCATTAACCCACTTGGGTTCATGAGGAAGACTCCTCTCGCTGACTGTCCTCAAGCTTTCAAGGAGCTTGGAATCGTCCCTGACGTCACCTTCTAA
- the LOC106305367 gene encoding heavy metal-associated isoprenylated plant protein 26 yields the protein MTTVVEMDVPMDCPGCERKVRKALESIKGVHDVQIDMNQQKVTVTGSAEQKKVLKVARSITGREVCLWSCPYHPESNGFNDKYYKKKFRKRIIMSKNGEKVSSYNYYMHGYHGHDHGYHQERPYSGLIDENATSMFSEENPHFCNIM from the exons ATGACGACG GTAGTGGAAATGGATGTGCCTATGGACTGTCCTGGTTGCGAGAGAAAAGTTAGGAAGGCTCTTGAAAGCATTAAGG GAGTCCACGATGTTCAGATAGATATGAATCAGCAGAAAGTAACGGTGACTGGTTCGGCGGAGCAGAAGAAGGTTCTTAAAGTTGCAAGGAGTATTACAGGAAGAGAGGTATGCTTATGGTCGTGCCCTTACCACCCCGAATCTAATGGATTTAACGACAAGTACTACAAGAAGAAGTTCCGCAAAAGAATCATCATGTCAAAAAATGGTGAGAAAGTGAGTTCTTATAACTATTATATGCATGGATACCACGGACACGACCATGGTTACCATCAGGAACGGCCTTATTCTGGTCTTATCGACGAGAACGCTACTTCTATGTTCAGTGAGGAAAACCCTCATTTCTGTAACATCATGTGA
- the LOC106301150 gene encoding putative lipase ROG1 isoform X1 encodes MSAIAQRDENNVPDHLLVLVHGIWASPSVWLYVEAEMKRRVGTRFLIYGCTASSSNTSTKTFGGIDGAGKRLAEEVRQVVQKSKSLKKISFLAHSLGGLFARHAVAVLYSQANDDAVSKSGDSHILRGRIAGLEPINFITLATPHLGVRGRKQLPFLLGVPILEKLAAPIAPFFIGRTGTQLFLTDGKADKPPLLLRMASDCEDLKFLSSLGTFPCRIVYANVSYDYMVGWRTSSIRRETELFKPPRRSLDGYKHVVDVEYCPPVSSDGAHFPPEAAKAKEAAQSSPSPQNTLEYHEIVEEEMIRGLQTLGWKKVDVSFHSTFWPYLAHNNIHVKSQRLHKAGAGVVAHVVDSIKQQESSTFITASL; translated from the exons ATGAGTGCCATAGCGCAACGGGATGAGAATAATGTACCTGATCATCTTCTTGTTCTTGTACACGGTATTTGGGCCAG TCCCAGCGTCTGGCTCTACGTGGAAGCTGAGATGAAAAGACGCGTTGGAACAAGATTCCTGATCTATG GCTGCACAGCAAGTTCTTCCAATACTTCCACTAAAACGTTTGGCGGAATCGATGGAGCTGGAAAACGACTAGCAGAAGAG GTTAGACAAGTAGTCCAAAAGAGCAAGAGCTTGAAGAAGATTTCATTTTTAGCCCACTCTCTCGGTGGCTTATTTGCCAGACATGCTGTTGCTGTTCTTTATTCACAAGCCAATGATGATGCTGTCTCTAAATCTGGGGATTCACATATTCTGAGAGGTAGGATTGCTGGCCTCGAACCAATTAATTTCATCACCTTGGCTACACCTCATCTAGGAGTCAGAGGCAGAAAACAG CTGCCTTTCCTTTTGGGAGTTCCTATTTTAGAGAAACTTGCTGCACCAATAGCTCCGTTTTTTATTGGTCGCACTGGTACCCAGTTGTTTCTTACTGATGGTAAAGCTGATAAACCACCTCTTCTCTTGAGGATGGCATCTGACTGTGAAGATCTTAAATTTTT ATCGTCTCTGGGGACATTTCCATGTCGCATCGTATATGCAAACGTATCTTATGACT ACATGGTTGGTTGGCGTACATCTTCCATAAGGAGAGAAACTGAACTTTTCAAG CCTCCACGACGGTCGTTGGATGGATACAAGCATGTTGTCGATGTAGAATACTGCCCACCTGTTTCATCAGATGGAGCCCATTTCCCTCCAGAAGCTGCTAAAGCTAAGGAAGCCGCACAAAGCTCGCCTAGTCCTCAGAACACACTTGAGTATCATGAAATAGTAGAAG AGGAGATGATCCGTGGCCTGCAGACATTAGGGTGGAAGAAAGTGGATGTCAGCTTCCACTCCACCTTCTGGCCTTACCTAGCTCATAACAACATCCAC GTGAAAAGTCAAAGACTTCACAAAGCAGGAGCTGGGGTTGTTGCGCACGTGGTAGATAGCATAAAACAGCAAGAGTCTTCTACCTTTATTACCGCCAGCTTATGA
- the LOC106301150 gene encoding putative lipase ROG1 isoform X2, whose translation MSAIAQRDENNVPDHLLVLVHGIWASPSVWLYVEAEMKRRVGTRFLIYASSSNTSTKTFGGIDGAGKRLAEEVRQVVQKSKSLKKISFLAHSLGGLFARHAVAVLYSQANDDAVSKSGDSHILRGRIAGLEPINFITLATPHLGVRGRKQLPFLLGVPILEKLAAPIAPFFIGRTGTQLFLTDGKADKPPLLLRMASDCEDLKFLSSLGTFPCRIVYANVSYDYMVGWRTSSIRRETELFKPPRRSLDGYKHVVDVEYCPPVSSDGAHFPPEAAKAKEAAQSSPSPQNTLEYHEIVEEEMIRGLQTLGWKKVDVSFHSTFWPYLAHNNIHVKSQRLHKAGAGVVAHVVDSIKQQESSTFITASL comes from the exons ATGAGTGCCATAGCGCAACGGGATGAGAATAATGTACCTGATCATCTTCTTGTTCTTGTACACGGTATTTGGGCCAG TCCCAGCGTCTGGCTCTACGTGGAAGCTGAGATGAAAAGACGCGTTGGAACAAGATTCCTGATCTATG CAAGTTCTTCCAATACTTCCACTAAAACGTTTGGCGGAATCGATGGAGCTGGAAAACGACTAGCAGAAGAG GTTAGACAAGTAGTCCAAAAGAGCAAGAGCTTGAAGAAGATTTCATTTTTAGCCCACTCTCTCGGTGGCTTATTTGCCAGACATGCTGTTGCTGTTCTTTATTCACAAGCCAATGATGATGCTGTCTCTAAATCTGGGGATTCACATATTCTGAGAGGTAGGATTGCTGGCCTCGAACCAATTAATTTCATCACCTTGGCTACACCTCATCTAGGAGTCAGAGGCAGAAAACAG CTGCCTTTCCTTTTGGGAGTTCCTATTTTAGAGAAACTTGCTGCACCAATAGCTCCGTTTTTTATTGGTCGCACTGGTACCCAGTTGTTTCTTACTGATGGTAAAGCTGATAAACCACCTCTTCTCTTGAGGATGGCATCTGACTGTGAAGATCTTAAATTTTT ATCGTCTCTGGGGACATTTCCATGTCGCATCGTATATGCAAACGTATCTTATGACT ACATGGTTGGTTGGCGTACATCTTCCATAAGGAGAGAAACTGAACTTTTCAAG CCTCCACGACGGTCGTTGGATGGATACAAGCATGTTGTCGATGTAGAATACTGCCCACCTGTTTCATCAGATGGAGCCCATTTCCCTCCAGAAGCTGCTAAAGCTAAGGAAGCCGCACAAAGCTCGCCTAGTCCTCAGAACACACTTGAGTATCATGAAATAGTAGAAG AGGAGATGATCCGTGGCCTGCAGACATTAGGGTGGAAGAAAGTGGATGTCAGCTTCCACTCCACCTTCTGGCCTTACCTAGCTCATAACAACATCCAC GTGAAAAGTCAAAGACTTCACAAAGCAGGAGCTGGGGTTGTTGCGCACGTGGTAGATAGCATAAAACAGCAAGAGTCTTCTACCTTTATTACCGCCAGCTTATGA
- the LOC106301150 gene encoding putative lipase ROG1 isoform X3 — translation MSAIAQRDENNVPDHLLVLVHGIWASPSVWLYVEAEMKRRVGTRFLIYGCTASSSNTSTKTFGGIDGAGKRLAEEVRQVVQKSKSLKKISFLAHSLGGLFARHAVAVLYSQANDDAVSKSGDSHILRGRIAGLEPINFITLATPHLGVRGRKQLPFLLGVPILEKLAAPIAPFFIGRTGTQLFLTDGKADKPPLLLRMASDCEDLKFLSSLGTFPCRIVYANVSYDYMVGWRTSSIRRETELFKPPRRSLDGYKHVVDVEYCPPVSSDGAHFPPEAAKAKEAAQSSPSPQNTLEYHEIVEVSKKNFRGDDPWPADIRVEESGCQLPLHLLALPSS, via the exons ATGAGTGCCATAGCGCAACGGGATGAGAATAATGTACCTGATCATCTTCTTGTTCTTGTACACGGTATTTGGGCCAG TCCCAGCGTCTGGCTCTACGTGGAAGCTGAGATGAAAAGACGCGTTGGAACAAGATTCCTGATCTATG GCTGCACAGCAAGTTCTTCCAATACTTCCACTAAAACGTTTGGCGGAATCGATGGAGCTGGAAAACGACTAGCAGAAGAG GTTAGACAAGTAGTCCAAAAGAGCAAGAGCTTGAAGAAGATTTCATTTTTAGCCCACTCTCTCGGTGGCTTATTTGCCAGACATGCTGTTGCTGTTCTTTATTCACAAGCCAATGATGATGCTGTCTCTAAATCTGGGGATTCACATATTCTGAGAGGTAGGATTGCTGGCCTCGAACCAATTAATTTCATCACCTTGGCTACACCTCATCTAGGAGTCAGAGGCAGAAAACAG CTGCCTTTCCTTTTGGGAGTTCCTATTTTAGAGAAACTTGCTGCACCAATAGCTCCGTTTTTTATTGGTCGCACTGGTACCCAGTTGTTTCTTACTGATGGTAAAGCTGATAAACCACCTCTTCTCTTGAGGATGGCATCTGACTGTGAAGATCTTAAATTTTT ATCGTCTCTGGGGACATTTCCATGTCGCATCGTATATGCAAACGTATCTTATGACT ACATGGTTGGTTGGCGTACATCTTCCATAAGGAGAGAAACTGAACTTTTCAAG CCTCCACGACGGTCGTTGGATGGATACAAGCATGTTGTCGATGTAGAATACTGCCCACCTGTTTCATCAGATGGAGCCCATTTCCCTCCAGAAGCTGCTAAAGCTAAGGAAGCCGCACAAAGCTCGCCTAGTCCTCAGAACACACTTGAGTATCATGAAATAGTAGAAG TTTCAAAAAAAAATTTCAGAGGAGATGATCCGTGGCCTGCAGACATTAGGGTGGAAGAAAGTGGATGTCAGCTTCCACTCCACCTTCTGGCCTTACCTAGCTCATAA